Part of the Streptomyces antimycoticus genome, GCGCCCCGGGTGCTCACCGAGGACGAGCTGTCCCTGATACTGCGGGACCAGCGGTTCGGGGTGCTCGCGACGGTCAGGCGCAGCGGCCATCCCCATCTGTCGACCGTGATCCACCACTGGAGTCCCGAGGAGCGGGTGCTGCGCATCTCCTCCACCGCCGACCGGCTCAAGGTGCGTCGGCTACGGCGCGATCCCCACGCCGCCGTGCATGTGGGCGCCCCGGACGGCTGGTCGTTCGCCGTCGCCGAGGGCGAGGCGGAGGTATCGGAGGTGACAGCCGTCGCCGGGGACGCGGTCGGGCGGGAACTGCTG contains:
- a CDS encoding pyridoxamine 5'-phosphate oxidase family protein; this encodes MATTETTSPTNGAGTTPGAGPAPRVLTEDELSLILRDQRFGVLATVRRSGHPHLSTVIHHWSPEERVLRISSTADRLKVRRLRRDPHAAVHVGAPDGWSFAVAEGEAEVSEVTAVAGDAVGRELLSMTPGFGDPRDEAAFLGQLVADRRVVIRIRVSRLYGTALDMATT